The segment GTGATGATGTCATATCTTTTTAGGGTCAAATGCGTCTCTGAATGCTTCACCAATGAATATGATCAGGACAAGAGTTATTGAAACGGAAAAAAAGCCCACAATACCAAGCCATGGCGCCTGTATATTTGCTCTCCCCTGGGATAATAGTTCGCCAAGAGATGCAGATCCTGCTGGCAGACCGAAACCAAGAAAATCCAGGATTATCAACATTGTGACTGCACCGCTGAAAGTAAAGGGAATAAAGGTCATTGCTGCAACCATTGCGTTTGGCAATACATGCTTTAAAAGGATATTATATCTTTTTACTCCCAGTGCCCGCGCCGACTTAATAAAATCAAAATTTCTTATCCTGAGTACCTCTGCCCTTACCACATTTGATAATCCTGCCCATGAAAAAACCAGCAGTACACATATCAGTATCCAGAATCCCGGATTAATAATGCTAAAGATGACGATTAACAGAAAAAACAATGGCAGCCCGTTCCATATCTCTAATAAACGCTGAAAAATAAGATCTACCAGCCCCCCCAAATAGCCCTGAACAGCCCCGGTTATTATTCCTATAATGGATGAAAAAATCGTTAATATTAAAGAGAAAATTATTGTTGTTCTGAAGCCATAAATCAAACGGGCAAATACATCCCTGGCCTGATTGTCTGTGCCCAGAGGGTTTTCAATGGATGGCGGTGATGGAACAGGCATTCCTGGTATTTTATTAATAGTTCTGTAGCCATATTTGAAAGGCGGCCAGATCATCCACCCATTGGAAATTATCTCTTCAATAATAAAGGGGTCCCTGTAATTCGTTTTAGCAAGAAAACCACCAAATACCGATTCAGGATAATCAACAAATACAGGGAAATATATTTGTTTTTTATATCTCACAATCAGAGGCTTATCATTTGAAATAAATTCTGCAGGCAGTGTGAAAATTAGAAGAAACAGGAATATCAACAGACTATAATAGCCACGTTTGTTTGCCTTGAACTTTTTCAGGCGTCTCCGGTTTACATCTGATGATTTTAATCTTAAAAAATTATAGGACATTGTAACCTTTTGAGTGTAAGTTCCTGTAATCAGATAAAGTCGCTAAGAAAAACAAAAATTATTATTTGATAAAAATAAAAAGCTTTTCTCCGTGAACTCTGCCTGTCCCGCCATAGCTTTAGCGGAGGCGGATGTTCTCCGTGGTAAATCATACGCCTCTGCTTTCAAAATCTATTCTGGGGTCAATCACTGTGTACAAAATATCACTGACCAGCTTCATCAATAATCCCATAAGTGTATATATGTAAAGAGTGGCGAAAATAATCGGATAATCTCTCTCCAATACTGCCTGAAAACCCATCAATCCTAAACCATCCAGAGAGAAGATAACCTCAATCAGCATAGAACCTGTAAATATGGCAGTGATAAATGCCATAGGAAAGCTGGATATCACGATCAACATGGCATTTCTGAAAACATGCTTATATAAAACCCCATTTTCGGTCAGTCCCTTTGAACGTGCTGTTACCACATATAATTTATGAATTTCATCCATAAAGAAGTTTTTGGTAAGCATTGTCATGGTGGCAAAACCCGGAAGCGTAATACATATAACTGGTAATGTGATATGCCATATATAGTCAAGTATTTTAGCAGTACTGCTCAACTCATCCCAGTTATTTGAAATAAGTCCCCTTACAGGAAATATATGGAAATATGAACCTCCTGCAAAAAACACAATTAGTAATACAGCCAGAATAAATCCCGGTATAGCATAAAACACATTCACCATAAAACTTGACCAGGCATCAAATGGGGTGCCATCCTTAACTGCCTTACGAATCCCAAGGGGAATGGAGATCAAATACATAATGAAGGTGCTCCAGAGCCCAAGACTTAAGGATACTGGCAGTTTTTCTTTAATGATATTAAGAACAGTCTCGTTACGGTAATAACTCTTGCCAAAATCAAAACAAAGATAATCCCATACCATATTTATAAATCGTTCATGGGCTGGTTTATCAAACCCGAACTGTATTTCCAGTTCTTTAATAATGGCAGGGTTCAGGGCTTCTGATCCTCTGTAAACCCCTTTTGCGCCCCCGGATTGAACCGCGGTCTTGTTTCCATCTGCACTTTTACCGGATGTTCTCATTATTGGATCAGATGCCCCGAACGAGTATTTTGCTATTATTCGCTCCACCGGGCCACCGGGTGCAAACTGAATAATGAAAAAATTTATTACCAGTATACCAAACAGGGTCGGTATTATGAGTAATAACCTGCGTATAATGTAGGAAGTCATTATGGATTCCTGATACTGGATACTGGATACTGGATGCTGGATACTGGATGCTGGATTAAGTATGATTAGAAACAGCTATTTTAATCCTCTATACTTTTTCACCGCCGCATCCTTTACAGGATCAACCCACCATGTATCGGAAGGGGAATATGCCTCCCATTTGGGCTGAGTTTCAGGTATCCCGAACCTGTCCCAATAGGCCATTAGTTGTTTATTCCAGAAATACATGTTTATTGAGTAATAATTCCATAAAAGCACTCTGTCCAGTGCCCTGCATGCGGCTACTTTATCGTCTCTGGTCTTTGCATTTACTACTTGTTCAATAAGATCATCAACAATGGAATTTTTAATATACTGCGAGTTTGAACTCGCATTGGCATCTGCTGTCTTTGATCCCCAGTTCTGCTTTAGTTCCGCCCCTGGAGAAAGAGAATGAGGATAAAGACCATTTGATATCATATCCCAGTCATAACTGAAGTTTCTTGGCCAGAAGGTTGTGGAATCAACAATGTCCAGTCTGGCATCAATACCTAATAACTTCAGGTTTTCGACAAATGGTGCGAATAAGGGTTCATCGGATGGATCCTGCAACATAAAATCTATCATAAATGGTTTCCCATCTCTTACCAGTTTACCTTCT is part of the Desulfatiglans sp. genome and harbors:
- a CDS encoding ABC transporter permease, coding for MSYNFLRLKSSDVNRRRLKKFKANKRGYYSLLIFLFLLIFTLPAEFISNDKPLIVRYKKQIYFPVFVDYPESVFGGFLAKTNYRDPFIIEEIISNGWMIWPPFKYGYRTINKIPGMPVPSPPSIENPLGTDNQARDVFARLIYGFRTTIIFSLILTIFSSIIGIITGAVQGYLGGLVDLIFQRLLEIWNGLPLFFLLIVIFSIINPGFWILICVLLVFSWAGLSNVVRAEVLRIRNFDFIKSARALGVKRYNILLKHVLPNAMVAAMTFIPFTFSGAVTMLIILDFLGFGLPAGSASLGELLSQGRANIQAPWLGIVGFFSVSITLVLIIFIGEAFRDAFDPKKI
- the yejB gene encoding microcin C ABC transporter permease YejB, coding for MTSYIIRRLLLIIPTLFGILVINFFIIQFAPGGPVERIIAKYSFGASDPIMRTSGKSADGNKTAVQSGGAKGVYRGSEALNPAIIKELEIQFGFDKPAHERFINMVWDYLCFDFGKSYYRNETVLNIIKEKLPVSLSLGLWSTFIMYLISIPLGIRKAVKDGTPFDAWSSFMVNVFYAIPGFILAVLLIVFFAGGSYFHIFPVRGLISNNWDELSSTAKILDYIWHITLPVICITLPGFATMTMLTKNFFMDEIHKLYVVTARSKGLTENGVLYKHVFRNAMLIVISSFPMAFITAIFTGSMLIEVIFSLDGLGLMGFQAVLERDYPIIFATLYIYTLMGLLMKLVSDILYTVIDPRIDFESRGV